The Populus nigra chromosome 4, ddPopNigr1.1, whole genome shotgun sequence genome contains the following window.
GTGGCTTTATATCTCCCGGTGAAGGTGCTTCAACCTATACGGTAAGCCATGGCTTTTCCTTTTTGTGATTgtattttcccttttttttgtgcTAGCATTTTGAGTCTAATAGATGTGTTTTATGTGAATATTGTCTTAGCATATGGACTATTTATCCCCCCTGAATTTCAAATCTTTGTGTAGTTTGTGGAGactttttccattttatttatctttgtttctttcaatAATGTTTTGAGTATACTACCTAGGGAAGATGCCATCTTCCCTAGGTAGTAAGTAAACCCTCATTGATGCTGTGAAACTTATTGTGGATTCATTAGTTCACAGCTCACGATTCACTAGAATGAGTCCTTCCTTAGTTGCCTCCAAGAAAAGGGTAAATTTAGCTAGTGCCTATGTGCCATCTTCCACATTTCTAGAATTTTAGTTGCGAAGCGTGTTTCTTTTCCTTGACAATGGTTTCAACTTTCAGTTAGACtgttgaattataaaatatgtGAACTTGTTCGGAGGGGCATACGCTGTCACTTTTGTTGAATATCTATGTAAAACACATTCAGTGTACTTTACAAGAAGTGTCTGATTTTACTAAAGAACTAATCTGCAGTGAGTAAATGAtggtgttttattattttgacagGTGGAGTTTAGAATGATTGTTTTTCGTCCTTTTGTGGGAGAGATTATATCTGCGAAACTTAAAGAATCCACTGCAGATGGTTTGCACTGTATGTTCAACAGTTACTTCCGCATATCATTTGTTTCTatcttctcctcctctttttttgATAGTACAATCTTTTTTGATATTGCAATTTTTCCATGGCATGATAAATTGACTAGAGGCTATAGTTGATGCAGGAAGTTTTTGAGGACTGCATCAGTTAACTGGCAtgatgctttgttttttatatctgTGGGGACAGAATTGTAGAGAATCCATCTGTTGCTTCAcgaattataatttaatataagcaCTTGTTTTCTCAAGTCATATCATTGGTATCCTTTATCTTTGGTTAACTTGCCTCTGCAAGttctttaacttttaaaatgGTCCTTTCTCTCAGTGAGCTTGTTTCACAGAGACGCAACTAATTGCAACTGCAGGCTGCagcttttcatgttttttgcaTCTTCCACCTCTTTTGGCAACAAGGGGGTGGGGACACTTTGGAAGTTTCCCCGTCATTGTATGTTCTGTAGGCTGGGTTGCTCATTTTTTCTGGGCTCAGGAAGATGAATAGTCATTCCCAGGGGTTATCTAGGTAATATGCTGGTGTATGTTGGGTTTTACAGGTTGCTAGGATGGGAGGCTATTTAATGGATCCATTTTCTTACAACATGATCTTGTTTGTTTTATCAATGTCTTTTTGGTTTTACTAGTTGCAAAAATTAAGCCAACATTTTGCATtctttaatttctgttttgtttcATTGCGTTGAGCTATATCTACATGGTTCCTGCATACTGATGTTGAAACCATATTCGACAGTGTCACTTGGATTTTTTGATGATATTAACATACCAGCCGGTCTTATACAAAAACCATCCCGTCATGTTCCAGACCCAGAGAATAGGTAAAGTTCCCCATCTAGTTTCCTGTATTGGGATAATAATTGGAAATGGAATCTCCTCTACTTggcatttttcttctttttttcttgcctcGCATTTTACATCTATGTTGACAAATAATGAATTGTGAATGTTTATAATGAAAATTGCAGGTATAAGGTCCTATGGGTGTGGGAATTTAATGGCGAAGAGTTTTTTGTAGATGGCATTGATGAGGTTGGTGGTGTCTCTTCTTTATAGGAAAATGCTCTAAACTTCAACTTGTTTCTTACTTTTTCTTTCCAAATGCTAGATAAGGTTTAAAGTTATCAGTGTAACATATCCCCCAACTCCTATTGAGCAACAAGGGGAGCCATTTTCACCGATGGTGATTACAGTAAGTTTGTCCTCCTAACTTCAATGTAGAAATGTTGTAGCATTGCATGTAAAACCATGTTTCTTTAAAGACTGCTTTTATGCTGAACCAAAGAGCAGGagattttgtttcttgtttttctttgccGCCTACTCTTCCTCCCGACACTCTTACCATGAAAGAAGCAGGTCACCGTTTGTAGGTTTCTATATTTGAGTGTTTTGCAATCAATACAGTCCATTCATCTGTTTCCTTGATTTATATTTACTCTTGCTTGTTATTTAATTTACAGTATCGTATCtatcaaattatttcaaaagtcCATTTAAGTACTGAATACAAAGCATGTCTATCCGATGAGTACTCATGTGGATATATTACTTTATGAGTGCTCATGTGAGAGAGGTTTtcagaattgatttttatttgatttcgtTGGGCATTGGTTAATGAATAAATCAAATAAGGCagtatttcagtttgattcttATGCAAGGCAGATGGAGATTTTAGACAACCTAAACTTTCTGTccttgttttctgttttctttttcttttttccagtcTGCTATTAAATATTCTTTATTGTGTTCTTACACTTGCAAACAAGTCGAACAGGAGTCTGTAATGATAAATGAAATTGCAAGTTTATAAAAGGTCGCATTGAGGTGGAGCTTtgttaaaaaacaactcaacaacctctctccctctcttaaGGAAATAGTGATGCTAGTGCagctcttcttttttatccatttcGTGTTCCTTGGCAAACAACAATGCTTTTCAGGAACTTTTTCTAATTAGTTCTTAGTTTTGCAGGGATCGATTGATGGTGATGGTTTAGGTCCAGTTTCGTGGTGGCAGTGATGTAGGAGATTTTAAGGACTTGTAATCTTGAAGCACCTTTTTCATAGGAAAGGTAGATGGAGCATGTATGCAGTTATTGTATCGCAATTGACAATAACACACCATCTTTGAAACttctagatttgtttttcttcatcttgCATATTAGATCATATAACATTCAGTGTTTAACTTGACATAAAGAACCTGAATGTTCTTTACACTGATTGTGATACCAGGCTGCAATAGAAAGTTCATTACACAATTATGGTCCTCTGGAAATAGAGTTCTGGCCATATCATCTGTGATCATTGCAGGTGCTTTGTAATTGATCAATCAATCTTCCATTCTCAATTATAAAGGAAATTAGCCACGAAAATCAGAAGCTAGAATTTATTTAACAGTTGCAGTGTTTGAGCATGTTTCATTTGTTGGCTGATGATGGTTTCTTTTATCTTCCTTGTGTTTGTATGGGAAATTTTACATTCTGGTGCCTGTCACCCTTATATTCACCAATCCATGTGATACCTGTAAAATTATGTCGACCATTATCGCTGCGATTTGTGGAGTTACTGCAGAAATAGGGTAGCTGCCAGCTATCGTTgcctaattaaatattaatttggatTTCATTCTGTGTTCATGATTTGTTAATTTCACAAAGCAGGCCAAAAGAAAACATGATTGCAAGTTGATGTCTGTCTAATCAGGCAAGTCGAGGAGGTCGGTTTTGCCAATACCAACTTGTGCGCTTACCAATACAATCTGCTTTTATTTtgtcaacaacaacaataattattataatgcATTTCATGGGCCAGTCAAAATCCTTACTCTTCCTTCCAAGCATTTGCAAGATTGTACTATTTCTGATGGAATGCTGAGGAGTTGGCTCTCGAAAGGCGAAAGATAAAACTGGCCTCGGTGTAGCCCAtgaactaggggtattcatccgTTAATGTTATGTTTGTCTTGCACGATGTCCTTCCGTATCTTGGGGATACAAGGTTGATTGGATGATTAGTCATATACACCTTAAGAACTCGTTCAAGTCCTTTGGAATGGTCAACGTTCTTACATCTGAAGATTTTTGTTCCTGTTGCATTTGACATACAGCGTCTCTGTTTCTCCTGCATAAAAGCATACGTGATTGCCAAAGAAATTTTAAGACGAGTGATCTCAGAGTGCCTGCCAGTGCGAAGACAGCTCTTCTGAGAGAAATTCTACACAAATTCCATACTTTTCTACCCATAAAACCGTGGACAAACTCAATTGGCATTTGATGAATGTTCTTTAAAGTCAAATTTGGAGCAAATTCACAAATCACAGCCCAAATGTTCATTCAGAGTACAACCATAAAAACCATTGCATCCAATGCATTTGCCAAAAATCAAGCATGGAGGTTGAGTTGTAATCAAATGCTACATGATACATTTATCCAAAAATTTGAGGTTTCACCATTATAACAGCTGATCATCAAGTAAAAGATCTACCTTAGGAATTTCAACAACAAATGATCGAAAAACCTATGACGTTGCAATTATCAAATGATTTCGAAAATTACAATAAGTTGAATGGTAcataccaaaagaaaagaaaaactttggATGGTTGGTCTATTACCATGCCAGGCTAACAGATACTGCTCTTTAAAAATTTCAAGGCACTCTCCATCTGCAAATTCCCACGGAAGCAATCAAAGAGAATAACTGGAAGGCAACAGTGATATATTGCTGAATGTTCTTGTCATTGAAAGTGAAGCTTCATAAAATGTGGCGAGGAAAATCACATTTGGGAGAATAAGGAATTCCAGTATTTGACATCTCCTCTATGCACGATCATAGTGGTGCAACTTGTATAGCAGAACTTTTCCGGCAGCATTTGCCATGGCCATGAAACCTCCACCAGGACTGAAATCCAAACAGCGGGGATGATGTAGGGTGCTGTTGGCTGGAAGCCAGTTAGAAAACACGGTAAATGATGGGACGTGTATCAACTTTAAACTGTTCTTCATGTGTGAACAAATGGCTAATATTTGAGCATCgttattaaatttcaaaaagtcCACCTTGGTGGTCAAATTCTCAATTGTCTCGATTGGTTTTTTCTTCCCGCCAAGAAACTCGTCTCTATTGTAAACATTTACTATACCACTGTCTGAACCAGTAGCAAACAAATTTCTTGTTGGTGAAGTCCAAATAGCTGTTCCATTAATGCAACCCTCATCAACAGCCCTGTGGATGCAAGCCCTTGTCCTCAAATCCCAGTGGTAGACATGCCCATCACCTCCATGGCTCAATAATTGCTGCTCATCATCAGCAAAAGCTAAGGAACGAACAGTTCCATTCATCTTTAGAGTCCCAATTAGTTCCTTTGTTTTGGACTCCACAAAAAGGATATAACCCTCATTGCCTACAAAAGCAATCGTACTAGAATCAGGGGAAACCTCAAACACTTCCAAGCTCTTCTCCTTCATTCCAACAAGTGGGCCTATTTTATCAACTTGAGCTTTTACTAAATCAAAGCTATAAAAGATTTCTTCTTCCAGCTATAATGACCTTAGAACCATCAGGTAAGAATGATGCCTTTCTAATGGGGTAATCATTAATAAAGACGCTTTGTATTTTGGTATTCCGTTTACCATCAATCTGGAAAAACCTAAGCCTCCGAAGTCCGATCCAATCCAGCTACAAGTAACAACTGAGCATTCTGATGGAACTGAACTGAATTGATTGGACCATTGGAGGGATCCTCAGCATTTGCATCCACAAGTTTTGAGTACTCAAGAAGACCAGGCAGCAATTTTGCTGGGCTCTTCACCACAAGATCTTCATTGGTTCGAAGAATATCATCAAAAGCTTTGTCATTCTTGTAACCACGAGCCAACACTGTGCCATTTTCTTCATCAGACAAGCCATCATTTCTAGATTGTGAATCGAGCCTGGCCCAATCAGTGTCAGGATTCATCTTAGCATGCTGTGCCCTTAACCTTGCAACATACCGAGTACCCGAAATCAAACTCTCATCCACATCCTTCCTTGTCAAGTCAGGCAGTTTCCGTTGCTTATTTTCCTCTTCTATGTCACTGTCCTCGGTCAATTCCACATCCTCTTGAGAATCAGGCCCTACACCACCCACAGACCGGTccaaaaagaatgaaagagaattattttcttcttctcctttcccAAATTGAACAGGAGAGTATAGAGAACCAAACAAAAAGTTCTCCAACTTcttattttcctttccttcttcaATTTCCAACTGCTTCTCTAACAGCTCATCCCTTTCTTTACGTTTCTTCTTTGTCTTCGACATAATCAAATCAGATTCTCTTTCATCCTCGTCATCTTTATTCATCCCCAAAAAAGCAGGCTCATCAGCATCCACATTTGCACGcttaactctatttttttagcCAACATTTTGagaaatcaaaatcatcttTCCGTAAAAGAAACCCTGACTGCTAAATGGGCATACACATAAACCTAATCATAATTTACCCTTCAGACctgattcataatttatttttaatgataaataccAATCTCCTcactaaattaaaatgataactGCTCCATATCTAACAAACCCAAGAAACTTTAGAATActgaactatatatatataatgaagcACCAAGAAATCCCTTATACTTAAATTCACGGTGGCATCACTATATGCactactaaatttaataaaataaaatccgaGCATAGTCTGCCATTCAAAAGATAAAGGAGGTAGGACATGCCACGGAGACTttgaaacaaatcaaatttacaagaaGAGGCGCCTAATCTTGGATTTAAGGGGGGAAATCGTTGCTAATTAACTCAGGAAAACAGAGTGGCTTCGATAAACATGCAAGAAACAGAAGTAAACATTTCATTTCGAAGAAAGTGAATGAACCTGTCAGCTTCCGCGATAGAGAAAACGAGGAGGGGCGGGGGGGGCTTAGGGTTTaagctttttcaatttcaaaccaaGGTTTTGGGTTTCTGCTTTAGGTTCGGCAATTTGGTTGTTTGTCCGGGTTGAGTAATACCCGACTTGAATACATGAGGGTGCCCGTTTCTTTCCATTGTGGATTTTAGGCCCAGTTTCAATCTTCTAGTTCTAGTTGAGCCGGATAATCgacccccttttcttttttctttctttctttctttctttctttctttaatggATACTGATAGAGATTTGAGATATCATGCTCACACCAAGAAAATGTTGAAAACAATTctattctttatataaaaagaaaaacttgatcGAGAACGTAGAGTAGGTATTCCTAGGTAATTGAGTTActtgaattcaagaaaaaaaagactgtTTTAATACCCCAAATAGTTCCTTACAGCCTCGATCAGCTCAGTTTTAAGCCATTGTATAAATTTTCAAGGAATTTAATGAATTTCAAGATCTCCTCGAGTTGCAAATTAAACTAACAATTCACTACTTGATCCCAGCAATATTTCAGCTAGCTGTctagaaaattaattatcattaacATAATTGTAACtacaaataatgaaataatcAATCAGGCCATTGCCAAGTTGTATTGTGGTCAGGGTGGTGGAAATTCTTAGTGTTCAGATGCCAGGCCCAGTTTTCTGAGATGGTGGTGCGTATCGACAGGGTGATCATCAAGCTTCGGGCGATCAGGTTGCACCCAACGACCATCACCGTTCCTCACCATACCTTTGTTCTCATCTTGCCTCCAGTTTGGTGGAACCAAGTAATGATCTTTCAAGAAATCACACGCCTTATTTACCAATGCAGGGTCCCTTCCACTTGCCAGAACAAATCtctgcccttttccatggtaCCTGTAAAGCGTAAACCAAACAGAAATCagtgttttatatatagaaataagtaaaatactttaaaacaaGGCAGCAGACTTTTTCTATGATTCCTGGCAAGGGTGAGACCTTCCATTGACCAAGTGTGAATGGAAGTAGATGAACATGATTTCTATAGAGTTAGAATCGAACAACTCTCTAAAATCTACACGTTACACGCCTCTTCTTCGAAGCTGAATTCCCTCTTGACACTTTCCATTCCAGGTCGATGAATTGTAAAATCTACACGTTACACGCCTCTTCTTCGAAGCTGAATTCCCTCTTGACACTTTCCATTCCAAGTCGATGAATTGTATTGTCTCATGATTTGACTTTCAAGCTTCTCGACATTAATTTCTCGTCAATTGTTTTGGTTTCTCGTAATCAAAGAGAGTCAAGCTTACTAATTCTTTCTtaatctctctcctttttttatgGATGAACATTTcataaaagaagataaaacattaacaaaatccaTGTTGTAACTTTCGGAAGAAACATGGGTGTGCTATaagatcaaaaacaaaataaaaaattcaagaataataAGAAGATTCATATGAAtgtatattttcattaaatgtTTGTTTCCAAGCTctcttagatatttttttttattgttgtttaataatattgaattacaactatttttataggcaaaaagatcttaataattaaaaatttcaactaatataaaaaagttataatctgaacaagaattatattttactaaCTATACCAatccattattttatttaatctaacAGGCTAACCGGTTCTCAATTAGTTGATTAATTTCTTTGTactataaatcaaatttaattttcaaccatAACAACCGAGATCAGGATTCATCATGCTTTCAGAGAAGAAAATGTTGCAGCAGATTGATTAACTATGACTAATTAAAACTGATCACTttctaaatatatatgattGTATTATTAATGACTCTCCTgggttatatttaattttatattttttttaatgattggaTTAACCTTTCctcgtttaatttaatttttttagagctTTAAGCcctgtatttaaaaaaaaaaaaacaaacttcgcaagacaaaacaataaaacagaAGAGTAAATGTTGCATTTGGGAGagaagttgaattattttttaagaatttgctTTGTAATAATGTTTTCCCGCAAGCTTGTAACTATATACGAATGGTCAACAAGggtgataaattatttataaactcTTCCAATAAAGAAATCAATCCTTGCATCTTAAtattgttgattaattaatagagaagcaaaaaaaaaaattaccgagAAAATACAGACAAGCTTTTCAACAGTGAATAAGAATGAGAGTAACTTACCCATCAAGCAAATGCAAAAGAGCCTCCAAATTGTGTGCACAAACCGGGTCGCCCGTTTGTTTCAAAAATGGCGAATTCTTATGATCCAGAGCCAGCTCCACTCCAACATGCGAGTAACACCATGGCAATCCCTCAGTCAACTTCATCAACATAGGCGGCACttgttcattaaaaaacaatccaggTGATTTAGGCACCACATCCTGCACGTTAACCACCCTCAAAACCTTAACCCCCAATGATTCAATCCTTTCCTTGAACCTAACATTCCCGACCCGAGGACCCGAAAAGGAAAACACAGAAACAGGCAATGCCCGACTATCTTGCATCACATGTAAACCCGTTTCCACGATATCGTATGCACTTAGCATAGCCAGAGCACCGCCTAAACTGTGACCAGTAATTGTAATGCTCATTTCCTCATCAGCATACATTTCAGTCAACCTTTTAACCTCCGCTAAAATCTGCTCTCTAGCTGAATATTTACAAAACCGACAATTCTCATCTTTGTCCGTATAAAGATCCAAGAATCCGGATTCGACTTTAACAGTGGGATCCGGACACGGGATTTTATTACCATTGACTGGCTTGAGAAAGTCCATTAAATCAGCAATCCACTCTAAACGTGTCACCGTGCCCCTCCACGCAACAGTAATGTCACGGCGGCCTAAACGTTTTGTTGTTTCGTCGTTGGAAACTGCAACGTATCCAAATCAATTGGCTAAGTGGCTCCAAACTTTAGGCCAGcgagattttttgaaaaaattcggAAGGTTGATATTTGATGTGGCATACAAGTATCTAGTGACCTCGTATCCATGTCGTGTCATTCCTAGAGACTCGAAAAACCTGTGACTCATAAATCTGCAGCTGCCGCAATATTTTGAAAACGGATCGAAATCGAAAGCATCATAGCAAGCTTGTGCCATCTCGCCATATCTGATGAGTTCTGATCGTAAGAGTGGATCCATTGGGTCAAGAAGGCCGACCCAGTCATCTTTTCCCTGGATTTCTCTCCACTCATCGGCCAGTTTTCGCTCTGGTTCTTTGGTGTTTGTATTGGAATTATAGTCTTGTTCTTTTTCATGCTTGGTGATCGTGGATGTTAATGACTCGCTTGCTTTGGACAAGACACGAGGTATGGCACTGGTGGATGTTTTTCTTTCGAAATCTATGGATTTTGATACGCCAAGTTGAGAGTTTTGGCGAGGAAGTTGTGCAGGGGAGACCCTTTTGGATTGGAGGATGTCTTGTTTGAAAGGAAGCTGAAGCGTGTTGGGTAGAGAGAGGTTGGCCATTATTGTTGAATTGAGGAATGTGTGAAGCAAACACAAGGTGGCCGCTGAGATCATATATTTTTTCGGAGGGTGTCGTATGATAGCTTCTATCCGTTTTATAGAACTTGATTTGTTCAGTGCATGTGATTGATTCGCATGGGTTACTCGGAATCATGGAATTGACTATTTCAATATTTTAGATGACTAATTCAAGAAAGTTATGGAAGGCGCGGCACTCCCTTTTTGTTGTCTGTTGAGTAGTGAGATCTGGAGGCAGTTAGCAGTTGTCGCCTAGCAGAACAGGAAGTGCTAAGACGTTCATGCTTCGGGACTTCTGGTCAGAGGTCAATTTTACTTAACAAGACATGTCAATATAACATGGGTTCTGTTAGTTCAAACccttaaaatacatgtaaaatatatataaaaaaatataaattatatttaaaaaacttatctggcaatttaatttttaaaatttttagattaagataatttttttatatagttttggaatttttttttgcttagatgatcataaatttaaatttcatagttttatttttttaattaaaattaattaataatacaagttggcttaatttttttataaaaatgattCAAATAGCCTTTTCTGGTGAAAAGagtttaacattaaaataaatgaaaaatcataaaacatattgtgccaaaaaaaaaagaaggttggATCATAAACTAGCATAATCGGAACATATAATCTATGGAGTGAGTCTCTAGAATGATCTACAATTAGGATCTAGCTTGAAGAAGATTTTGAAATTAGAAACAGCTCGCCTCGATCAACTCTTAGGGTTGAGAATgaggttgtttttatttttatatgtttttcaaaaatgtcttttcttttttaaagaagttttaaattgattttctcaatgtatttttttatggttttaatatgtttgatgttaaaaaaaaaagtattttaatgtattttcaaactaGATTTACTTTCTAAAACACACACTATTAAcaacaaacacactcttaatgtCCCATGCTGTATATAGAGATCTGAATCAACCTTTTCAACTGGACTTACAAACCCCAATAATCGAACATTCAAATCAAGAAATATGATGAACTTATGCTGTGATACTCTTGATTACTCTTTCAGATCGATACTCTTTATGAGATTTATGTTTGTGAACCCAGTCCACATCCCAcgttaaattaattcaaatattttacaGATAACTGTTGTGCGAAAGGGCCCTTGgtcctgtatatatatatatatggacatGCGCACTTGCACCATATATTCTGGCAAGAAACACTGCATTCGGCCAGTTTGATTTACTTCacgtgagaaaaataaattaatgactgATGATCCATTAAAGGCCACCTTCTTTGTATTTTCAGCATTCCAGCAGGGATATTTAAAGAATCCAACGAAGCAGGA
Protein-coding sequences here:
- the LOC133692250 gene encoding uncharacterized protein LOC133692250 isoform X3; this translates as MFYLSLIEHKMLLPPRLLNLPLQDAIKEELQNIFLDKVVISKLGLCISIYDIRKIDGGFISPGEGASTYTVEFRMIVFRPFVGEIISAKLKESTADGLHLSLGFFDDINIPAGLIQKPSRHVPDPENRYKVLWVWEFNGEEFFVDGIDEIRFKVISVTYPPTPIEQQGEPFSPMVITFCRDRLMVMV
- the LOC133692250 gene encoding uncharacterized protein LOC133692250 isoform X1, which gives rise to MFYLSLIEHKMLLPPRLLNLPLQDAIKEELQNIFLDKVVISKLGLCISIYDIRKIDGGFISPGEGASTYTVEFRMIVFRPFVGEIISAKLKESTADGLHLSLGFFDDINIPAGLIQKPSRHVPDPENRYKVLWVWEFNGEEFFVDGIDEIRFKVISVTYPPTPIEQQGEPFSPMVITGSIDGDGLGPVSWWQ
- the LOC133692250 gene encoding uncharacterized protein LOC133692250 isoform X4 → MFYLSLIEHKMLLPPRLLNLPLQDAIKEELQNIFLDKVISKLGLCISIYDIRKIDGGFISPGEGASTYTVEFRMIVFRPFVGEIISAKLKESTADGLHLSLGFFDDINIPAGLIQKPSRHVPDPENRYKVLWVWEFNGEEFFVDGIDEIRFKVISVTYPPTPIEQQGEPFSPMVITFCRDRLMVMV
- the LOC133692250 gene encoding uncharacterized protein LOC133692250 isoform X2, whose protein sequence is MFYLSLIEHKMLLPPRLLNLPLQDAIKEELQNIFLDKVISKLGLCISIYDIRKIDGGFISPGEGASTYTVEFRMIVFRPFVGEIISAKLKESTADGLHLSLGFFDDINIPAGLIQKPSRHVPDPENRYKVLWVWEFNGEEFFVDGIDEIRFKVISVTYPPTPIEQQGEPFSPMVITGSIDGDGLGPVSWWQ
- the LOC133690469 gene encoding phospholipase A1-Igamma1, chloroplastic-like; this translates as MDFLKPVNGNKIPCPDPTVKVESGFLDLYTDKDENCRFCKYSAREQILAEVKRLTEMYADEEMSITITGHSLGGALAMLSAYDIVETGLHVMQDSRALPVSVFSFSGPRVGNVRFKERIESLGVKVLRVVNVQDVVPKSPGLFFNEQVPPMLMKLTEGLPWCYSHVGVELALDHKNSPFLKQTGDPVCAHNLEALLHLLDGYHGKGQRFVLASGRDPALVNKACDFLKDHYLVPPNWRQDENKGMVRNGDGRWVQPDRPKLDDHPVDTHHHLRKLGLASEH